A single region of the Alosa alosa isolate M-15738 ecotype Scorff River chromosome 6, AALO_Geno_1.1, whole genome shotgun sequence genome encodes:
- the LOC125296352 gene encoding 5-demethoxyubiquinone hydroxylase, mitochondrial-like: MDGVLRNGRRRLTFRTCLELSHLLYVMQRIVKHRLLVQECTISFLAPSTSRQLCLNNTAAVVVSSIRPYSVVPPSSDPEEKAMLHRILRVDHAGEYGANRIYAGQMAVLGRTQTRPVIQEMWDQEKKHLTKFNEILAENRVRPTALLPLWNIAGYALGATTALLGKEGAMACTVAVEESISEHYNSQIRALMEADPDRYTELLQMIKEFRDDEMEHHDTGLENDAESVPGYWLLKNVIQAGCKAAIYVSERV, translated from the exons ATGGATGGAGTCTTGCGAAACGGGAGGAGGCGTTTGACATTCAGGACTTGCCTGGAGCTTTCACATCTACTGTATGTCATGCAACGAATTGTTAAACATCGTCTTTTAGTCCAAGAGTGCACAATATCATTTCTTGCACCGTCGACATCACGCCAGTTATGCTTAAATAACACAG CTGCTGTGGTGGTCTCCAGTATACGACCATATAGCGTGGTACCACCGTCTAGCGACCCCGAGGAAAAGGCCATGCTGCACCGCATCCTGAGAGTTGACCATGCTGGGGAATACGGAGCCAATCGCATTTATGCCGGTCAGATGGCCGTGCTCGGCAGAACGCAGACCAGACCGGTGATCCAG GAAATGTGGGACCAAGAAAAGAAGCATTTGACAAAGTTTAATGAAATCCTTGCTGAAAACAGAGTGCGCCCCACAGCCCTTCTCCCTCTGTGGAACATTGCCGGCTATGCACTGG GTGCCACGACTGCTCTGCTTGGTAAGGAGGGGGCTATGGCCTGCACGGTAGCCGTAGAGGAAAGCATCTCTGAGCACTACAACAGCCAGATCAGAGCTCTGATGGAGGCCGACCCAGACAGATACACTGAGCTCCTACAG ATGATAAAGGAATTCCGTGATGATGAAATGGAACATCATGACACTGGACTGGAGAATGATGCTGAATCT GTCCCTGGCTACTGGCTTTTGAAGAATGTGATACAGGCTGGATGCAAAGCAGCGATTTACGTCTCTGAGCGCGTCTAG